From the genome of Shewanella sp. Choline-02u-19, one region includes:
- a CDS encoding DUF4124 domain-containing protein, producing MILEPTNDLTRSGHSQGVLAQSLWIKLCGVLLFASLFSTHSYASEIYTWVDEQGVTHFSQEPPAQKEAKKIYSEDIQPAKIGSVAPTVSAPLVKVPTELEKSALAIKKSDKAQAKTICESAKHSLNVLSSHSKLNKKSADTGKTVAMTEEQRQAAITEQKERVSLFCEN from the coding sequence ATGATATTAGAACCAACAAATGACCTTACTAGAAGCGGACATAGTCAAGGTGTATTAGCTCAATCGCTTTGGATAAAGCTTTGTGGCGTTTTACTGTTCGCGAGTCTATTTAGCACTCATTCATATGCTAGCGAAATTTATACATGGGTTGATGAACAAGGCGTAACTCACTTTAGTCAGGAACCTCCCGCGCAAAAAGAAGCTAAAAAAATCTATAGCGAAGACATTCAGCCGGCTAAAATAGGCAGTGTAGCGCCAACAGTCTCGGCCCCATTAGTAAAAGTCCCTACGGAGTTAGAGAAGTCGGCACTCGCAATAAAGAAATCAGATAAAGCACAAGCTAAAACAATTTGCGAAAGTGCTAAGCACAGCCTGAATGTATTAAGCAGTCATTCAAAACTTAATAAAAAGAGTGCAGATACAGGCAAAACCGTAGCAATGACAGAAGAGCAGCGACAAGCTGCTATTACCGAACAAAAAGAGCGTGTCTCTTTATTTTGCGAGAACTAA